Below is a window of Brachyspira hampsonii DNA.
CATACTTTAAGCTGGATATCTTTTGATATGCAGAACTTACTTGACAGATATTTAGGACCTCGTTGGAGAACTAAACCATTAGAATATGAAATTTGGGAAAGAGTTCAGAAAATACCTGATGCAGAACTTTGGAGAACTCATGAAAGAAGAAAAGAAAGACTTATTGATTTCTGCAGAGACAGATTAAAAACTCAAATTACAAACAGAGGATTCACAAAAAAAGAAATAGAACATGCAGATCAAATACTTTCTCCGGAAGCTTTAACTATAGGTTTTGCAAGGAGATTTGCTACATATAAAAGAGGAACATTGCTTTTCAAAGATTTAGAAAGATTAAAGAAAATTGTTTCTAATTCTGAAAGACCTGTACAAATAATATTTGCAGGTAAAGCTCACCCGCATGATAACGGCGGTAAAGAATTAATAAGAAATATTGCAGAAATCTGCAGAAGAGAAGATTTTAGAGATCATATAGTATTTATAGAAGATTATGATATAAATGTTGCCAGATATATGGTTCAAGGCGTAGATGTATGGCTTAATAACCCTAGAAGACCTTTAGAAGCAAGCGGTACAAGCGGTATGAAAGTTCCACCAAACGGAGGATTAAACTTCAGCGTATTAGACGGATGGTGGGATGAAGCTTATGATGGTCAAAACGGTTGGGCTATAGGCAACAGAGAAGAGTATACAGATTTAGAATATCAAGATGAAGTTGAAAGTAAGGCTCTTTATAATGTATTAGAAAATGAAATTATACCTCTATTCTATGAAAGAGGAAGAGATAATATACCTAGACAATGGGTTGCTGCTATGAAATGGAGTATGCAGACTGTTTGTCCAGTATTTTCTACTAACAGAATGGTTGCTGACTACTTTAATAAATTCTACAATAATGCAAGTAAAAGATTCTTCAATATGACCGAAAATGAATTTGATAAAGCTAAAAATCTAAAAAATTGGAAGAATGATATTATTTCAAAATGGTCTAAAGTTTCATTTGAAAATACAATTTCTGAAATGCCTTCAAGAAACTTAAAAGTTGGAAGTAAATTTGAAGTTAAAACTATAGTTAATCTTGGAGATATAGCACCTGATTCTGTAAGAATAGAACTTTATTATGGTAAGCTGAGTATGAAAGAAAATATTATAGATCCTATTACAGTTGAAATGAAGCATTCTTCAGATTTAGGAAACGGCAGACATTCTTTCTCCGGTACTTTAGAATGTACTAATAGCGGACAAAGCGGTTATGCTATAAGAATGTATCCATATCATAAGGACTTAAGCTATAAATTTGATATGAAACTTGTTATATGGAGTTAATACTCAAAGGGTAACTTATATAAAATATTAGGCTTAGACTTTTATTATAAGTTTAAGCCTTTTTTATTATTAAAATTATTCAGTTTTTATAATGAAAGGATAGTCCTGATAGAGATTTGTAGTTAAATCCATTTTTATTTTGAATGGTACATATTCAAGCTGAGATTCATAGTTCCAATATCTTGTTTCTCCTCTTATGCTTGGTATAAAAAGTTTTAACCCAATTGGCAGAGAAGTAGTATCATTTATTATATACCTATTATGAATATATATAATACGCCAGAAATTTCTTTCGCCGTATATAAACGGATATGATGATATTTTTAATAATGTATCCCCTGCCCTCACAGTGTAATATCTAGGAAGTACATCCATTGTTATATCATATCCTCTATCTCTATACTTTGAAAAATCTATATCATTAGTTATGATTAATACACTATTATTAGTTGTCATTGATTTATGATTAGTTATGATTAGTGTATTTTCATTTGTTAATTCTTTTATAGTTTGAATATCGCCTTTTTTTTCTGCCTCTTGCAAAATTTTATTTTTTATATAGTTCTTTATTGGAGTTTCTTCTATAAATAATGGCGTGGACATTACTATACTGTAAATAATAAATATAAAAATAATAATCTTTTTCATAAATAAAAATATCAGCTCTATATTTTATCGTAAAAACATTATTTAATTTTTAATGATTAGTAAAATTTTTATATAAAAAATTTTTATTTAGTAAAATTTTGATATAAAAAAATTTTTATATTGATTTATAATATAATTTTATTATACTAAAAATATATGAAATATTTTTTACATGTTTTTACTTTTATCTGTTTATGTGTCCCCATTGCATTTTCTCAAGATATTAATAATCAATATAATGAATTTATAACAAAATACTTTCAATTGGAAAATAAATATAATGCAGGATATATTGACTACATTTCTAAAAATGAATATATATTAAATTTTTTTAATAACACCAAATCATTTATAGAAGACATTAATCCTGATTTTTGGACAGATGTTGTTAATAATCCGTCATTAATAGCAAAATATCCTGAATCTCCTGATGCAATACTTTTAATGTCAAGTATAAATTTCTTATACGATATTTATAATTTTAATATGTCTGTAAGCTATTCTATAGAGCAAAAAATAAAAAGGAAAATACAGTTTAATGCTGCTTCAGGAGATAATTATGGATTAATAATTCCTTTACATTTTCCATTAGGTACTGCTGGAATTGGTGCCTACCTGAATTTTCAGCTTGAAGATACAAAGACTTCATTAAATTATGATAATGATTTTGCAAGACTTATAAACTCTATAGATAAAGTACCGTTTCCATATATTTATATTTTCGGTTCTATTAATTGCTGGACAGCCCCTATGTCTGTAGGACTAAGATTTGCATTTATGCCCGGTTATAACGATTTTTACAGTCTATTTGTTAAAGACACAAAAATAGAAACATTTGGGCTGCATGCCGCTATGGATTTAAAATTTTATGTATATAGAGATAACTATTTCTTTGTTGATGCTAGGGCAGATTTCAATTTTGATTATGGTACATTCAAATTAGGTTTTATGAATGAAAGATATATGTTTCAAATGTACAACTCTGCAAACAGTACATATACTGGTGCATCTTTTTCGACATCAGCAGATATAGAAAATAAATGGATAAGTTTTGCTTTAACTCCAAAATTAGTAGGAGGATTAAAGATAAAAGAGAAAATTCCATATATAGATTATTTTGCCATATATGGTTTTATTGGAGTTGACTTAATATATAGTTTTATTGATTCTAAATCTACATTTGGCATAAATAGTATAACTGAAAATATTAATAATAAAACTTATGAGTTCCATTCAAATATGCCTGAAGTATCAATAAAAGATAACTATTTCTCATACGATATAAGAGTTGGTGCCACTATTGATATATTTTACCAATCTTTATCATTTGAATATGCTATATTTTCAAAGAGTTTTTCAGTTATGTTTATACCTTTTGTATATAGATTTGCAGCTGAACCAAAATCATAAAGGAGTTTTATTTATGAAAATTAGAATTATAATATTTATCTGCATTATTTTAGCTATTGTTTTATCTTGCAATATAGAATATTTAGGTCCTGATAATGCAGTAGAAGAAGCAAGTAAAATAGATTTTTTTATATATCAAATTCACTTGTCTGCTAGTAACAATGGAGGAGCTTTTCAATGTCCTATAATATATGATGCCATAAATAGAAGCGGAGGAGCTAGACTTGGAATAAGAGGAATAATAAATAGAGAAACAATACTAAGTATAGCTGACTGCCTTAGAAAAATACCAGACAGGCATGTTTTTTTATATGCTGAAAATGTTGTTATTAATGAATCGGATAAAAGATGGCCCGGATATAGTTTTACAAATGTGAAAAATCTTACAGGAATATATTTCCCTTCCAGTATGGATGCTATAGGTACTAATGCTTTTTATAACTGTACAGCACTTGAGGCTATAGTTTTAGGTACTAATTTTAAGCTCATGTATCCACGCATGCTTTCTGGGGTTAAAAATCTTAAACATGTAGTATATTATGGTTCTAGATTAGACTTTACAGGTGCTGTGAATGGAAATGCTTGGGAAGGGATACCTCAGGAGCAAATGACTTTGTATTTAGGTAATTTTGACGGTTATCAAGAAACTAATGTAGGCGGAAAAATATACACTACTACAAATTGGGCTAGATATACTTGGAAAAAAGTTTATTATAAGGGAGAATTTAATATTGAAGATATAATAGAAGTATTAGAATAGTTTATTGCTATTGATAAAATTCTAAAAAAGAGTATTATTATTCTTATGAAAACTTAATATTTAAATATTGAATAATTATTTATTTTTTTACTAAAAAATATTAATTTCTTGCTTAATATGTAATAAAATAGCCAAAACTTGTAAAATATTACTACATTGAATATTGACTTTTAATATCATAAAGTGTATTATTTAATAAATCTTATAAGGAGTATTATTGTTATGAGAAATGTTTTTATTTCTACGGCTGTCATCTTATCATTGCTGATGATAGGATGTCAAAAAAGCAACAATCTAAATTACATTTTTGCTACAGGGGGAACTAGCGGTACTTACTATTCATTCGGCGGAAGTATAGCAAGTATATGGAATGCCAATATTGAAGGAATGAATGTTACTGCTCAGTCAACAGGAGCTTCTGCTGAAAATTTAAGACTTCTTAACAGACATGAAGCTGATTTAGCATTCGTACAAAATGATGTTATGGACTATGCCTATAACGGTACAGATATCTTTGACGGCGAAGTATTAAGCAATTTTTCTGCTGTTCTTACATTGTATCCTGAATTAGTACAAATAGCAGCTACAAAATCAAGCGGAATAACATCAATAGCTGATATGAAAGGAAAAAGAGTATCTGTAGGAGATGCCGGAAGCGGTACTGAATTTAATGCTAAACAAATATTAGAAGCTTACGGACTTACATTTGATGATATAAATAAATCAAATCTTTCATTTAAAGAATCAAGCGACGGACTTCAAAATGGCAGTTTAGATGCTTGCTTCATAGTAGCAGGAATACCTAATGCTGCTTTGCAGGAATTATCTTTATCAAGTGATATAGTTTTGGTATCTTTAGATAAAGCTCAAGTAGATGAAATATTAAATAAATATAAATACTATACTGAAGTTACTATACCTGCAAATACATATAATAATGTTACTACAGATACTACAGCTATAGCAGTAAGAGCAACTATTACAGTTAATAATGACATACCTGAAGATGTTGTTTATAATCTAATAAAAACTTTATTTGATAAAAAAGCTGATTTAGCAACTGCTCATGCTAAAGGTGAAGAATTAAATATTGAAGATGCTTATAAAGGCGTATCTATACCATTCCATCCTGGTGCTTTAAAATACTATAAAGAATTAGGTTATAATATACAATAATTATAAATGTGTTGGTGTATTCATATTATTTATTATTAATTTATAAAATGAATACACCAAATAATTGTTCTAAAAAATAATATATATGTTAAAAAAAATTATTATATGTACATCTGTTATCATCATAATAATTATTGCTTTATTATTTGTGCCTCTATTTCCAAGACTTGTATTAAATAGTGTTAAAAATAATAAAGTTAATTTTATATTTAATATTAATAAAAAAGAGTTTCTAATTTCATATACCCATTCTGTAAATAAGGGAAGAATTAGAGATTATTACATTATAAATGATAATAATGATATAGTGTTGGAAAAAACAAGATTTGTTTCTTATGGCGCCGGTATATCTGATCCTCAGGGCGATGAAAATATAATTATTACAGATGATTACATAGAAATAAATAATATTAATAAAGTAATAAAAGATTTATATTTATTTATCGGTATTGTAGCTGATCACAGAATAGAATTTGATGGAAAAGAAATAAAATTAGATACACTATTCAAGCCTCAAATAAATATAAAAATACAATATAAAAAAGTTTCATTATTTAAAATGATTACAAGTGTAAGGGGGAAACAATGAAAGATAAAAAAGATATTCACATTCTAACGGTTGAAGAAATTGATGGTTATATGAGCAAATATGACAGTGAATCAAGATACAGAAGATATAAAGATTGGAAAAAATATCTTATAATAGCAATATCTGTTGTATTTTGTTTATTTCAATTATATTCAATATTATCTGGAAGGATTACTGCACAAATTGTTAGAGCCACTCACTTAGCATTTGTTATGCTTCTTTCCTATCTTCTATTTCCTATGAAAAAAGATATGCCTAAGGATAAACTTCCTTGGTATGATGTTATACTTGCTATAATAGGAGCAGTTTCTTGGGGTTATATTGTAATTAATTTTGAATCAATAGTAAGAAGAGCCGGAATATATACTACAACCGATATTATCATCGGCATAATAGGAATACTTATTATATTTGAAGCATGCCGAAGAATAGTAGGGCTTCCTATACTTATAATATCAATAGTTTTTATAATATATGCATTATTTGGAGCTTATGCACCAGGTTTTTTAAATCACAGAGGATATTCTCTTCAAAGATTAGTATCGCATTTATTTTATAATACAGAAGGTATAATGGGTACGCCTATAGGAGCATCAGCTACATTTATTTTCTTATTTATATTTTTCGGTGCTTTACTTGATAAAACAGGAATAGGTCAGTTTTTTATAGATATATGTAACGCTATAGCAGGAGGTTTTGACGGAGGTCCTGCAAAGGTGGCTGTACTTACAAGTGCTATGTTTGGTACCGTATCAGGAAGTTCTGTTTCTAATACTGTAGGTACAGGAAGTTTTACAATTCCTATGATGAAATCTTTAGGATACAGACCTGAGTTTGCAGGTGCCGTTGAGGCTTCAGCTTCCACAGGAGGACAGTTAATGCCTCCTATAATGGGTGCAGCTTCTTTCTTAATGGCTGAAAGTTTAGGTGTACCTTATATGGAAGTTGCCAAGGCAGCTATAATACCTGCCATACTTTATTTTACAGGTATATTTATAATGGTTCATTTAGAAGCTAAAAAAACAGGGCTTAAAGGTTTATCAAGAGATTCTCTTCCTAAAATGGGTACGCTTTTAATGAAAAAAGGATATTTAGTTATTCCGCTGCTTACTATAATATATTTCTTTGTACTTGGAAAAACTGCAATTTATGCCGGATTAATGGGTATTATTGCTGCAGGTATAGTTGCTATAGTTAATTCTATAGTAGATATCATAATGAAAAGAAAAATAAGTTTTGGATTTAATGATTTAATAGATGTTTTCGTTAATGCTGCTAGAAATATAATAAGCGTAGCTATTGCCTGTGCTATGGCTGGTATTATAATAGGAGTTATTACTTTAACAGGATTAGGTTTAAAAATAGGAGCAGGATTAATATCTATATCAGGCGGAATACCTCTATTACTATTATTCCTAACTATGATTAGTTCTATTATATTAGGTATGGGTGTTCCTACAACTGCAAATTATCTTATCACTTCAACAATAGCAGCAAGTGCAATAATAGGTTTAGGTTATGAACCTTTAGCTGCTCATATGTTCGTGTTCTATTTTGGTATTATAGCCGATGTTACTCCTCCTGTTGCTTTGGCGGCTATGGCTGGTGCTGCAATTGCCAAATCAGATCCTCTTAAAACAGGAATAGAAGCGACAAAACTTTCTATAGGTGCTTTTATTATTCCTTATATGTTTATATTTAATCCAGACATACTTATGATTAATACTACAATTTCTGATATTATACCTATACTTATAAGTTCGCTTATAGGTATGTTTGGAGTATCTGCAGGATTAGAAGGTTATGTATTTAGAAAATGTAAGGCGTATGAGAGAATATTATTTATTATAGCAGGACTTCTTTCTATATATCCTGAAGTTTACAGCGATATTATAGGAATAGGTATTATCGCTATATTAGTTATTATACAAATAGCTACAAAAAATAAAAGAAATACTCCTGCTGCTGCTTAATAAATAATAACTTAAGAATAATGATGAGGAAGCTTTAATATTTATAAGGCTTCCTCATTTTTTATATATTGATTTTGAAACAAGTATAATATTTACTGCTGTTAAAAAATATGTTATTATATTCTCTAATAAATTAGGAGACATAGATTTATGGAAATAGAAATAGTAGAAAAAAAAGATTTTGAAGTTATAGGAAAAGTAGCTGAAGGAGAAAGCGAAAAACATTCTAAGTGGGTATTACCTTTATGGCAGGAATTCAATAAAAATATTAAAGAAATTATAAATTTAGTAAAAGTTGATGAAAATAATAATTTAGCTGGTATATGGGGTATAATGAATGATATAAATGAAACATTCGCACCTTGGGGAGAAAAAGGAAAATATATGGCAGGCGTAGAAGTAAAAGAAAATTCTAATGTCCCTGAAGGCTGGACAAAATGGAATATCAAAGGCGGAAAGTTTATAAAAGTTAAATGCAATATAGAAAATTACAGCAAAATATTTACAAAGATAGTAGAAGATTATGCTCCGAAAAATGGATATATAATAGAAGGCAATGTTATGGAATATTATATACCTAACAGCAAAGATTTTTATTTATTTTTTTACATAAAAGGAAATTGATATGCTTGAAAAATTAGTAATAGCAACAGCAAATAAACATAAATTAAAAGAAATAGAATCTATATTTAAGGGAAGTGTAATAAAAGAGATATTATCAATGCCTTCAGATATAGGCGAAATAATAGAAGACGGAAATACATTCATAGAAAACTCTCTTATAAAAGCAAAAACAGTATATAATCATACTAAACTTCCATCTTTGGCAGATGATTCAGGACTTTGTGTTAATGCACTTGGGGGAAAACCCGGAATATATTCTGCAAGATACGGAGGAGAGAGTTTAGGATATAAAGAAAAAATGCAGATGCTTTTAGATGAATTAAAAGATAAAAAAGACACAACTGCATACTTTATAACTTCTGCAGTATGCGTATTAGATGATAATTATTATATAGCAGTTGAAGGCAGGGTCAATGGAAAAATAATAGAAAATCCAAGAGGTTTTGAAGGTTTCGGATATGATCCTATATTTCAGCCTGACGGATATAATATTACTTATGCTGAAATGAGCCTTGAAGAAAAAAATTCTATGAGTCATAGAGCATTAGCTATGAATAAAATGAAAAATATTTTATCTTGTATTTATAATTATTAACATGAGGGTATGATATTGAAGCATATTACTGAAATAAAATCTAAAAATAAAAAAGATATAATAAAACTTTTATATAAAAAAAATATTATGTCTAAAAAACGAATAGCGGCAGAATTAGAATTATCTCCTTCTGTTATTACTAAACTATGCTCAGAATTAATTAAAGAAAATATATTAGTAGAAATGAATAGAATAGACAGCAAAAAATTAGGAAGAAAAGAAGTAGAGATAAAAATAAATCCAAATTATAAAAAATGTATAGGCATAACTATAAATCATATATCAACTGATATTTTACTTGTGGATATGCAGTTTCAAGTTATAGAAAAGGTATCTTTCAAAACAAGTACAAATTATGAAAATGATTTATTAAAAATAGTTAGTACAGTACAAGAAATCATATATAACTATTCACTTAATAATAAAGATATTCTTGGTATAGGAATAAGTATAAAAGGCAATACTGACGGCATATATTCATATTCAGGTATTTGGGGTACAAAAGTGAATATAAAAGATTATATAGAAAATCATTTAAATATACCAACGGTTATAGATAATGGTATAAGATGCAGTGCTTTGCTTGAACAATTATATTCCAATGAAGATAATTTCATGTTCATTAAATATATGGAGCCTGGAATTGGAGGTGCTATAATATTAAATGGAAGTATAAAACGAGGAGAAAATAATTTAATAATGGATTTTGGACATATGATAATTGATACTAATTCAGATTATTGCAATATTTGTAAAAGGAAAGGCTGCTTAGAAAGTATTATATCCATTGAAAAAATTTTAATTAATGTAAAAAATAATTTCTCTAAAGAATTCTGTCCTGTACTATGGGAAATATGCAGCGGAGATTTGAACAACATCAATATCTCAAATATAATAAAAGCAGCAGATAATGGCTGTATAAATATTAATAATATATTCAAAAAAAATGCTCAGTATTTTGCATTATGTTTAATAAATACATATTCTATTATGGATGTAAATAAAATAATAATTATAGGAGATTTATTCTCTTCAAAACGTTTTGTATCATATTTCAGAACTGCTGTTGAAGAATACCAATTAACAGATATTTATGATAAAATAGAAATGCATTTTCATGAAAATGTTCTACTTTCTCCTGTAGCTTTGCTTTTAAATGAGTATTTATTTTAATTGGGCATATACTAATTTTATATATACCCAATTAAAAATAATATATTTACTTTTTCTCATCATTTAATATTTTTTTTCTAACCGCATTAATCATAGGAAGTCCCGTATCATAATCAAGCTGACGAGGTTCATTTTCTTCATTTTCTCTCTGTCTTGTATATCCGTCATTATTCCAATTAGGTACTTTATCTTTTCTCCAATATCTTGCCGCCCACTGATATCCTCTGTATAAATCTCTTGTTCTGTTCATATTATCCAAAAGTTTATCATGTAATTTATTTCTAATCTCTTTGTAGTTTTCATCATTTATAAGATTATTAACCTCATAAGGATCTTTCTCTAAATCATAAAACTCATCACTGTCCAATAAATTAATAACAAGTTTATACCTGTCATCAACAACCGCCCTCATCATTTGAAGTCCGCCGAAACCATCATGATCTACTTCATATCTTGTAAACTCTAAAAACACCTCATCATTTATCCTAACATTAGGATCTTCAATTTGCTTTAACATACTTTTTCCTTCAAATACTTTAGGTATTTTAACATTCATATAATCTAGTATAGTAGGTGCTAAATCTATATGAGAAGCAGGATATGATACTGTTTTTTCCTTTTCCTTATATTTAATTATAAGAGGTATATTAGCTATTTCTTTATAAGCACATGCATTTTTCATTTGAAGTTTATGAGCACCAAGCATATCTCCATGATCCGATGTAAATATAATCATAGCATCAGAAGCTATTTCATTTACTTTATCAATAACTCTGCCTATTTCATAATCTACAAAAGAATTACATCCTAAAAATAAAGCTAATTGTTTGGAAGGCTTATTTATTTCATTAGCTTTTTGATGCAAAGCCTCTCCAGCCCATAATCTTTGCATAAGAGGCTTATTCTCTAAATTATCATTAAAAACTGTATCATCATCAAATTTGAATCCCTCATACATTGTATTATACGGTGCAGGACATAAACAAGGTCCATGCGGTTCATCATAAGATACTACCAAAAGAAAATCTTCATCTTTATACTCATCTAAAAATTTCAAAGCTCTATTAGAACATCTATGTGCATAAGTGAAATCTTCTTTCATATCATCATTATAAGAAGTTTCAGACTTTCTGGATTTTACTCTGTCTTCTTCGCTTAGTTCATCAAGATAATTTTTCATATCATACCAATAATTTTTATCCCATCCATCAGGACAAACACCATATCCGAAATAATCTCCCCCATCAAGATGCCATTTGCCTATATATCCGCAATGTATATCATTAGAAGTTAATATCTGTCCTATACTTTTTACTCCCTCCCTTAAAGAAACACAGTTGGTAACCATTCCATTAGTATGAGGAAAAGTACCTGTAAATATAGAAGATCTTGCAGGACCGCATACAGGCTGACATGTATAAGCATTTTCATATTTTATGCCGTTTTCTGCTAATTTATCTAAATTCGGAGTTATCATTTTTTTGTTTCCATAGCAGCCAAGCATATCTTTTCTTGTAGTATCCGTCATAATAAAAACTATTTGCTTTTTCATAAATTATTCCTTACTAAATTTTATTTTTACAGCTATAAATGATACTACAGAAATTATAACATATATCAATGTTATAACAATAAATTTACTTTTTATATTTTCTTGAGAAGTAACTATTCCTATCTTAGAAAATAATACATACAAATAAATTAAAGTTGTAATCATTACAGCAGATACAGGCTTAGCCCATTTCCAAGAAGTTAAATCAACTTGCTTAGTATATTTCTGAACATAAGGTGTTTCCCTTGGAGATATTATGCCGGATATAAGCATTATCACTACACAGCATACAAACAATATCCCATATATATGCAGATAATGTATTTTTATAGGTATAACAAATTTATATAAAGAATAACATACTATAAAAAATACTATTGATATTTTAGCACCAATAGCAGGCACTCTTTTTGTAGCAAATCCCATAAGCACAACTACCAATGTAGGTATATTAAAAAATCCCATAACGCTTTTCATAAAAGAATAAAGTCCATCAGGTGCTTTAGCTATATTAGGGGCAACAAATATAGAAAATATGCACACTATAGTTCCAAATATCTTACCTATAAATACCAATTTTTTATCGTCTACATTAGGGCTAAATATAGGCTTATAAATATTTAAGCAAAACATAGTAGAAGCCGAATTCAAAGCAGAATTAAAAGAGCTTAAAACAGCTCCAAACAATACAGCTCCGAAAAATCCTACCAAAGGTAAAGGCAGTACATTACTAACTAATACAGAATAAGCTAAATCCTGATGTGTAATTTGATCTTTATATAAATGAAATCCTATAATACCTGGGATAACTAACATAACAGGGACAAACATCTTTATGAACCCTGCTATAAGTGTTCCTATTTGCCCTTCTTTTAAATTTTTTGCTGCAAATGCTCTTTGAACTATTTGCTGATTTGTGCACCAATAAAATAAGTTTACAAGAAACATTCCTGTAAATAGTGTAGAAAAAGGTGCATCACTTGTAGAACTTCCTATAGCATTCATCTTTTCTGGATTCACTAATACTAAAGTTTCTAATCCATTAAATAAACTTCCATCACCAAGTTTAAGAAGTCCCAATATAGGAATCATAAGTCCGCCAATTAAAAGCAATACTCCATTTATGGTATCAGATACAGCAACTGCCTTTAATCCTCCAAATATGGCATATATACCTCCTACAATTCCTGTAAAAATAATTACTATAAATAATGAAGTATCTCTAGATACATGTAAAATTTCAGAAACATTAAATAATGAATTAACAGCTATACCCCCAGAATACAAAATAATAGGCAGAACAATAAAAGTCAAACTTATAAGAAATAATCCTGTAACCATATTTCTAGTACCTATATCAAATCTCTCCTCTAAAAACTCAGGTACAGTAGTAAATCCGCTTTTTAAATACCTAGGTAAAAAAATTAATGCCATTATTACAAGTGATAATCCTGATGTAGTTTCCCAAGCCATAGATGATAATCCATGTTTAAATCCATTTCCATTAAGTCCAACTAATTGTTCGGCTGAAAGATTTGTAAGTATCAATGAACCCGCTATTACTATTCCGCTTAAACTTCTTCCTGC
It encodes the following:
- a CDS encoding ROK family protein translates to MKHITEIKSKNKKDIIKLLYKKNIMSKKRIAAELELSPSVITKLCSELIKENILVEMNRIDSKKLGRKEVEIKINPNYKKCIGITINHISTDILLVDMQFQVIEKVSFKTSTNYENDLLKIVSTVQEIIYNYSLNNKDILGIGISIKGNTDGIYSYSGIWGTKVNIKDYIENHLNIPTVIDNGIRCSALLEQLYSNEDNFMFIKYMEPGIGGAIILNGSIKRGENNLIMDFGHMIIDTNSDYCNICKRKGCLESIISIEKILINVKNNFSKEFCPVLWEICSGDLNNINISNIIKAADNGCININNIFKKNAQYFALCLINTYSIMDVNKIIIIGDLFSSKRFVSYFRTAVEEYQLTDIYDKIEMHFHENVLLSPVALLLNEYLF
- the rdgB gene encoding RdgB/HAM1 family non-canonical purine NTP pyrophosphatase — protein: MLEKLVIATANKHKLKEIESIFKGSVIKEILSMPSDIGEIIEDGNTFIENSLIKAKTVYNHTKLPSLADDSGLCVNALGGKPGIYSARYGGESLGYKEKMQMLLDELKDKKDTTAYFITSAVCVLDDNYYIAVEGRVNGKIIENPRGFEGFGYDPIFQPDGYNITYAEMSLEEKNSMSHRALAMNKMKNILSCIYNY
- a CDS encoding TRAP transporter permease yields the protein MKDKKDIHILTVEEIDGYMSKYDSESRYRRYKDWKKYLIIAISVVFCLFQLYSILSGRITAQIVRATHLAFVMLLSYLLFPMKKDMPKDKLPWYDVILAIIGAVSWGYIVINFESIVRRAGIYTTTDIIIGIIGILIIFEACRRIVGLPILIISIVFIIYALFGAYAPGFLNHRGYSLQRLVSHLFYNTEGIMGTPIGASATFIFLFIFFGALLDKTGIGQFFIDICNAIAGGFDGGPAKVAVLTSAMFGTVSGSSVSNTVGTGSFTIPMMKSLGYRPEFAGAVEASASTGGQLMPPIMGAASFLMAESLGVPYMEVAKAAIIPAILYFTGIFIMVHLEAKKTGLKGLSRDSLPKMGTLLMKKGYLVIPLLTIIYFFVLGKTAIYAGLMGIIAAGIVAIVNSIVDIIMKRKISFGFNDLIDVFVNAARNIISVAIACAMAGIIIGVITLTGLGLKIGAGLISISGGIPLLLLFLTMISSIILGMGVPTTANYLITSTIAASAIIGLGYEPLAAHMFVFYFGIIADVTPPVALAAMAGAAIAKSDPLKTGIEATKLSIGAFIIPYMFIFNPDILMINTTISDIIPILISSLIGMFGVSAGLEGYVFRKCKAYERILFIIAGLLSIYPEVYSDIIGIGIIAILVIIQIATKNKRNTPAAA
- a CDS encoding sulfatase-like hydrolase/transferase; the protein is MKKQIVFIMTDTTRKDMLGCYGNKKMITPNLDKLAENGIKYENAYTCQPVCGPARSSIFTGTFPHTNGMVTNCVSLREGVKSIGQILTSNDIHCGYIGKWHLDGGDYFGYGVCPDGWDKNYWYDMKNYLDELSEEDRVKSRKSETSYNDDMKEDFTYAHRCSNRALKFLDEYKDEDFLLVVSYDEPHGPCLCPAPYNTMYEGFKFDDDTVFNDNLENKPLMQRLWAGEALHQKANEINKPSKQLALFLGCNSFVDYEIGRVIDKVNEIASDAMIIFTSDHGDMLGAHKLQMKNACAYKEIANIPLIIKYKEKEKTVSYPASHIDLAPTILDYMNVKIPKVFEGKSMLKQIEDPNVRINDEVFLEFTRYEVDHDGFGGLQMMRAVVDDRYKLVINLLDSDEFYDLEKDPYEVNNLINDENYKEIRNKLHDKLLDNMNRTRDLYRGYQWAARYWRKDKVPNWNNDGYTRQRENEENEPRQLDYDTGLPMINAVRKKILNDEKK
- a CDS encoding GyrI-like domain-containing protein — protein: MEIEIVEKKDFEVIGKVAEGESEKHSKWVLPLWQEFNKNIKEIINLVKVDENNNLAGIWGIMNDINETFAPWGEKGKYMAGVEVKENSNVPEGWTKWNIKGGKFIKVKCNIENYSKIFTKIVEDYAPKNGYIIEGNVMEYYIPNSKDFYLFFYIKGN